One window of the Lemur catta isolate mLemCat1 chromosome 6, mLemCat1.pri, whole genome shotgun sequence genome contains the following:
- the CCDC134 gene encoding coiled-coil domain-containing protein 134 isoform X2, with protein sequence MDLLHFLAFLFVLLLSGTGATGTLRTSLDPSLEIYKKMFAVKRREQLLAMKNLAQLNDVHQQYKILDVMLKGLFKVLEDSRTVLIAANVLPDGPFPQDEKLKDAFSHVVENTAFFGDVVLRFPRIVHHYFDHNSNWNLLIRWGISFCNQTGVFDQGPHSPILSLFISSTDPFQKALREEEKRRKKEERRKEIRKGPRISRSQSEL encoded by the exons ATGGACCTTCTTCACTTCCTGGCCTTCCTCTTTGTCCTGCTGCTCTCTGGGACGGGAGCCACAGGCACCCTGAGGACCTCCCTGGACCCAAGCCTGGAGATCT ATAAGAAGATGTTTGCGGTGAAGCGGCGGGAGCAGCTGTTGGCAATGAAGAACCTGGCACAGCTGAATGATGTCCACCAGCAGTACAAGATCCTTGATGTCATGCTCAAGGGGCTCTTTAAG GTGCTGGAGGACTCCCGGACAGTGCTCATTGCTGCCAATGTGCTCCCAGATGGGCCCTTCCCCCAGGATGAGAAGCTGAAGGATG CTTTCTCCCACGTGGTGGAGAACACAGCCTTCTTCGGCGACGTGGTGCTGCGCTTCCCGAGGATTGTGCACCACTACTTTGACCACAACTCCAACTGGAACCTCCTTATCCGCTGGGGCATCAGCTTCTGCAACCAGACGGGTGTCTTCGACCAGGGACCCCACTCGCCCATCCTCAGCCTG tTCATCTCCAGCACCGACCCTTTCCAGAAGGCCctgagagaagaagagaaacgtcggaagaaagaggagaggcgGAAAGAGATCCGAAAAGGCCCGAGGATCTCGAGATCCCAGTCTGAGTTGTAG
- the CCDC134 gene encoding coiled-coil domain-containing protein 134 isoform X1, with translation MDLLHFLAFLFVLLLSGTGATGTLRTSLDPSLEIYKKMFAVKRREQLLAMKNLAQLNDVHQQYKILDVMLKGLFKVLEDSRTVLIAANVLPDGPFPQDEKLKDAFSHVVENTAFFGDVVLRFPRIVHHYFDHNSNWNLLIRWGISFCNQTGVFDQGPHSPILSLMSQELGISEKDSDFQNPFKIDRTEFISSTDPFQKALREEEKRRKKEERRKEIRKGPRISRSQSEL, from the exons ATGGACCTTCTTCACTTCCTGGCCTTCCTCTTTGTCCTGCTGCTCTCTGGGACGGGAGCCACAGGCACCCTGAGGACCTCCCTGGACCCAAGCCTGGAGATCT ATAAGAAGATGTTTGCGGTGAAGCGGCGGGAGCAGCTGTTGGCAATGAAGAACCTGGCACAGCTGAATGATGTCCACCAGCAGTACAAGATCCTTGATGTCATGCTCAAGGGGCTCTTTAAG GTGCTGGAGGACTCCCGGACAGTGCTCATTGCTGCCAATGTGCTCCCAGATGGGCCCTTCCCCCAGGATGAGAAGCTGAAGGATG CTTTCTCCCACGTGGTGGAGAACACAGCCTTCTTCGGCGACGTGGTGCTGCGCTTCCCGAGGATTGTGCACCACTACTTTGACCACAACTCCAACTGGAACCTCCTTATCCGCTGGGGCATCAGCTTCTGCAACCAGACGGGTGTCTTCGACCAGGGACCCCACTCGCCCATCCTCAGCCTG ATGTCCCAGGAGCTGGGGATCAGTGAGAAAGATTCCGACTTCCAGAACCCATTTAAAATAGACCGCACAGAG tTCATCTCCAGCACCGACCCTTTCCAGAAGGCCctgagagaagaagagaaacgtcggaagaaagaggagaggcgGAAAGAGATCCGAAAAGGCCCGAGGATCTCGAGATCCCAGTCTGAGTTGTAG